AGTGCGAAAGCGCGGTGGCGTGCATCAATCACACCGCACAGACCGCCGGCGTCCGCACCGATCTAGGCACCTCAACTCCGAGGCGAGGGTTAAGTTTTACTGACCCAGTAGTACTAGCAGGAGGGTGTGGCCGGTATCCGCCATCGGGAGGATGGTACCACTTTCAGGCCCGCGCCTCGGCCGATACGATCGCCGCCACGAGGGCCGCGACACTGGGCTCAGCCGCCTCGGCGTGCACCCTGTACCCCAGGGCGACGGCCTCGGCGCTCGTCTTGGGCCCGATGCTGGCCAGGCGCGCCGTACGGAGGTGCTCGGGTTCGGGCAGCATCGCCTGCAGGTGCCGCAGGGCCGAGCCGGACAGCACGGTGATCCACGCTATCTGCCTTGCCTTGAGCCGGGCGGCCACCTGGAAGGAGTCGCCGGACGGCGGCACGGTGCGGTACGCGATCGGATCGTCGACGACCACGCCGAAGGTCTCGAGCTTGCCGGCCAGATCGTCGCTGACGCGTTCCGCCCGCGGGTACAGCACCCGTTCGCCCCGCCGGCAGACGCGGCCCAACCCGTCGGCGAGCGAGGCGGCGTTTCCCTTGGCCGCGATCAGGTTGGCCTCCAGGCCCCACTGGGCCAGGGCCTCGGCGGTCTTCGGGCCGACGGCGGCAAGGCGCACGCCGGCCAGTGCCGGGGCTGGCTCGGGTAGGCGCTCGGCAAAGGCGTGCACGGCATTCGACGACGTGAACGCCACCCAGGCATACTGCCCGACCTCGGCGATCGCCTGCTCCAGCGGCCGCGGATCCACGGGTGGAAAGAACGCGATGGTCGGGAGCGCCAGGGTGTCGGCGCCCGCCGCGGCGAGGAGGCCGAGCAGATCGCCGGACTGCTCGGGGCTGCGCGTCACCAGCACCGTGCGGCCGGCGAGCGGCAGATCGCTCAACCTTCGTCGCCCGGCGCCGCGGGTACGCCCTGGGGACCGGGGAGCGGCGGCGTGGCGCGGATGCCGGCGCGCACCGCGTCGAGTATCTCCCGCCCGCCCTTGGCCAGCAGTTCCAGGCCGAGGGCCACGCCCAGCGCCTCGGGCTTGGCGCGGGGGCCTTCCATCCGCGACTTGACGTGGGCGCGGCCGTCGAGGGCCGCGATGACGCCCTCGAGGATCAGCTGGTCGCCCACGACATGCGCGTGGGCGCCGACCGGGACCTGGCAGCCGCCCTCGACTTCGCGCAGCAACGCCCGCTCCGCGGCGACTGCCGCGTGGGTGTCGGGATCGTCCAGGACCCTCACG
The sequence above is drawn from the Candidatus Tanganyikabacteria bacterium genome and encodes:
- a CDS encoding uroporphyrinogen-III synthase; amino-acid sequence: MSDLPLAGRTVLVTRSPEQSGDLLGLLAAAGADTLALPTIAFFPPVDPRPLEQAIAEVGQYAWVAFTSSNAVHAFAERLPEPAPALAGVRLAAVGPKTAEALAQWGLEANLIAAKGNAASLADGLGRVCRRGERVLYPRAERVSDDLAGKLETFGVVVDDPIAYRTVPPSGDSFQVAARLKARQIAWITVLSGSALRHLQAMLPEPEHLRTARLASIGPKTSAEAVALGYRVHAEAAEPSVAALVAAIVSAEARA